The Aeromonas encheleia genomic sequence CAGGGTAGGGAGGGGGCGGCTGAAACCGTCGGTGTACTTGAGGCCTATGGCCCAGGCGACCTCGAACAGGCCGGCCAGTAGCAGGAGTAACCAGGGCATAAGAGTATTCCACGCGGGGCAGGGTCGTCCCTGCGAGTAAAGAAGGCCTTGGGGTCGTCCCCGAGGGGCAGTGGTTGCCAGTCGGGCATCATGATGCCCGACTGATGGGGGTCAGCCAAGAGGAGGTGCCTCGAACCTATGTTTATTGCGGCAAACGACACAGAATATTGCGCAATTCGACTTGCGCCTGTCGCCACAATCCGTAATGTGGACAGACGCATTTTTTGCAAATCATTCTTGTGACAAACTTGTGAACGGACCCGCGTCCGACAAGGGGTTACGGCGTGTTAAGCACAGTTTCTATAGCAGCTATCCAGGGTAGGACATTATGAAAAAAGTAGGTTTGGTCGGTTGGCGCGGCATGGTGGGTTCGGTACTGATGAGCCGGATGCAGGAAGAGAACGATTTTGCCCGCATTCAGCCCACCTTCTTCACCACCTCCCAGGCCGGTGAGGCCGCTCCCAACTTCGGCGTCGATGCCGGCACCCTGCAGGATGCCTTCGACATCGAGGCGCTGGCCGCGCAAGAGATCATCATCACGGCCCAGGGTGGCGACTACACCAAGGATGTCTACCCCCGGCTGCTGGCCGCCGGTTGGCAGGGCTACTGGATCGATGCAGCCTCGTCCCTGCGCATGGAGAAGGACGCCGTCATCATCCTGGATCCGGTCAACGGCGACGTGATCGACGAGGCGCTGGCCAAGGGTGTCAAGACCTTCGTCGGCGGCAACTGCACCGTCAGCCTGATGCTGCTGGCACTGGGTGGCCTGTTCAAGGCCGATCTGGTCGAGTGGGTCAGCGTGGCCACCTATCAGGCCGCCTCCGGTGGCGGTGCCCGTCACATGCGCGAGCTGGTCACCCAGATGGGGCTGCTGCGTGACGAGGTCGCGGTGGAGTTGGCGGATCCCGCCTCCGC encodes the following:
- the asd gene encoding aspartate-semialdehyde dehydrogenase; protein product: MKKVGLVGWRGMVGSVLMSRMQEENDFARIQPTFFTTSQAGEAAPNFGVDAGTLQDAFDIEALAAQEIIITAQGGDYTKDVYPRLLAAGWQGYWIDAASSLRMEKDAVIILDPVNGDVIDEALAKGVKTFVGGNCTVSLMLLALGGLFKADLVEWVSVATYQAASGGGARHMRELVTQMGLLRDEVAVELADPASAILDIERKITEKTRSGTLPVDNFGVPLAGGLIPWIDTKLDNGQSREEWKGQAETNKILGIEDAAIPVDGLCVRIGALRCHSQAFTIKLKKDLPLAEIEALLAAHNDWVKVIPNDRDITARELTPAAVTGTLNIPVGRLRKLNMGPEYLAAFTVGDQLLWGAAEPLRRMLNILLAR